In the Populus trichocarpa isolate Nisqually-1 chromosome 1, P.trichocarpa_v4.1, whole genome shotgun sequence genome, one interval contains:
- the LOC7478693 gene encoding uncharacterized protein LOC7478693, with translation MALLLRKTWRFIFPSSRLPPLSPSAAREFRSDAALEAISKANEEKTPIAVLYNYPSFSGAFSALFAHLFHSRLNLPCLILPFSSVEPFRVEDFRIEGLERCYLLDFIGPRGFASTLSRQSNCQVICFDHRKSVLSRVQSKEDCGEKVSFSVDVEKSSSTSVYEYFSKKILDNNGGVEGLLKAEDQDRVEMVLKYIEDMDLRRRSLPDIRAFNVGIGEWRSKFNYVTNPYMFEELLEISPVDIIEKGNSYISSRWTAASKLMDKVFKVRLGRGVYGECLGVRADGNSHLSDEIGKELSVKSAAAGLRPIGAVVYMLRNDLKMCLRSIDSATDTSEVAKAYGGGGSPSSSSFIIRMDEYNQWLSVNAS, from the exons atggcTCTCTTACTCCGGAAAACATGGAGATTTATCTTCCCCTCTTCACGCTTACCTCCTCTTTCACCATCCGCGGCTCGAGAATTCCGTTCAGATGCGGCTCTAGAAGCCATATCAAAagcaaatgaagaaaaaacccCAATCGCTGTGCTCTATAACTACCCCTCTTTCTCCGGTGCTTTCTCCGCTTTATTTGCTCACCTTTTTCACTCTCGTCTCAATCTCCCTTGCCTCATCTTGCCTTTCTCATCCGTCGAACCCTTCAGGGTTGAAGATTTCAGAATTGAAGGGCTTGAGAGATGTTACCTTCTTGATTTTATCGGTCCACGTGGATTTGCTTCAACTCTTTCCCGCCAATCAAATTGCCA ggtaatttgttttgatcatCGAAAATCGGTGCTTTCAAGGGTGCAATCGAAAGAGGATTGTGGAGAGAAAGTTAGTTTTTCTGTTGACGTTGAGAAGAGTAGCTCCACTTCTGTCTACGAGTACTTCTCGAAGAAGATTCTAGATAACAAT GGGGGAGTTGAGGGATTATTGAAAGCGGAAGATCAAGATCGTGTTGAAATGGTTCTCAAGTACATTGAAGATATGGACCTTCGACGGCGGAGTTTACCGGATATTAGAGCTTTTAATGTTGGAATTGGTGAATGGCGCTCCAAGTTTAATTATGTCACCAACCCGTACATGTTTGAAGAG CTGCTGGAGATAAGTCCTGTTGATATAATTGAGAAAGGAAATTCATATATTTCATCGCGATGGACTGCTGCTAGTAAGTTGATGGATAAGGTTTTTAAAGTTCGATTGGGTCGAGGAGTTTATGGAGAGTGCCTG GGAGTTAGAGCAGATGGCAATTCTCATTTAAGTGATGAAATCGGCAAGGAACTTAGTGTAAAAAGTGCTGCAGCTGGTCTTAG GCCCATAGGAGCTGTTGTGTACATGCTACGAAATGATCTTAAGATGTGCCTGAGGAGCATTGATAGTGCTACCGATACCTCTGAAGTTGCAAAG GCATATGGAGGAGGTGGCTCACCAAGTTCCAGTTCCTTTATAATAAGGATGGATGAGTACAATCAGTGGCTTTCAGTTAATGCATCGTGA